Proteins encoded together in one Coffea arabica cultivar ET-39 chromosome 2c, Coffea Arabica ET-39 HiFi, whole genome shotgun sequence window:
- the LOC113727148 gene encoding uncharacterized protein isoform X3 translates to MMVESLSLRHKVNLALFCMELGMIWDICMELVKMLGFSAAVASSFPVSTDAAYVGTILTTPCAPRAVAALSLFVRITNTSSPFNLEYMYSLTTSLRSNCCSSVKAMAETGALSALTTPARGRKHALISLSDKTDMAVLGSGLQELGYTIVSTGGTASALESDGLSVTKVEDLTGFPEMLDGRVKTLHPSIHGGILARRDLEHHMEALDKHKIGTIDVVVVNLYPFYEKVSSSSGISFENAIENIDIGGPAMIRAAAKNHKDVLVVVDPEDYPALLEFLHGKQDNQQFRRKLAQKAFQHVASYDTAVSEWLWKQTSEDKFPPNMTVSLSLKSPLRYGENPHQKAAFYVDKSLAEVNGGGIATATQHHGKEMSYNNYLDADAAWNCVCEFNRPTCVIVKHTNPCGVASRDDIIEAYRLAVKADPVSAFGGIVAFNVEVDEVLAKDIREFRSPTNNETRMFYEIVVAPKYTKKGLEVLRGKSKTLRILEANKNSKGKLSLRQVVGGWLAQDSDDLVPEDIQFKSVSEKAPQESELSDAQFAWLCVKHIKSNAIVIAKDNCMLGMGSGQPNRLESFRIALRKAGDEVKGAALASDAFFPFAWNDAVEEACQSGISVIAEPGGSIRDVDAIDCCKKYGVSLLFTNVRHFRH, encoded by the exons ATGATGGTCGA GTCTCTCAGTTTGCGACATAAAG TCAACTTGGCTTTATTTTGCATGGAACTTGGCATGATTTGGGATATTTGCATGGAACTGGTGAAGATGCTGGGGTTTAGTGCAGCTGTTGCCTCTTCTTTCCCTGTCTCGACTGACGCCGCCTATGTAGGCACCATCCTTACCACCCCTTGCGCTCCACGCGCCGTCGCTGCTCTTTCCCTCTTCGTTCGAATAACAAATACCAGCTCTCCTTTCAACCTGGAG TATATGTATTCGTTGACGACATCATTAAGGTCCAATTGTTGTTCTTCAGTTAAAGCCATGGCTGAAACTGGAGCTCTTTCAGCACTCACGACACCCGCGCGTG GGAGGAAGCACGCTTTGATTTCGCTATCAGATAAAACGGATATGGCTGTTCTTGGCAGTGGACTTCAGGAACTGGG GTACACAATTGTCTCAACTGGAGGAACAGCATCTGCTTTGGAAAGTGATGGTCTATCTGTAACTAAAGTGGAAGATCTCACTGGTTTTCCTGAAATG CTTGATGGCCGTGTAAAAACTCTGCATCCTAGCATACATGGTGGTATCCTTGCTAGGAGAGATTTGGAGCATCACATGGAAGCCCTTGACAAGCACAAGATTG GTACAATTGATGTAGTGGTGGTAAATTTATACCCATTTTATGAAAAAGTTTCCTCTTCAAGTGGAATATCCTTTGAGAATGCAATTGAGAACATTGATATTGGTGGCCCAGCCATGATAAGAGCTGCTGCAAAG AATCACAAGGATGTGTTGGTGGTGGTTGATCCAGAAGACTACCCTGCACTTCTAGAGTTTCTTCACGGAAAGCAAGACAACCAACAGTTTAGGAGAAAGCTGGCTCAGAAGGCTTTCCAGCATGTTGCCTCTTACGACACTGCAGTTTCAGAGTGGTTGTGGAAGCAAACATCAGAAG ATAAGTTTCCTCCCAATATGACTGTGTCTCTCTCACTCAAAAGTCCACTTCGGTATGGTGAAAATCCTCACCAGAAGGCTGCATTTTATGTTGACAAGTCTCTCGCTGAGGTTAATGGTGGTGGTATTGCAACTGCTACTCAACACCATGGAAAG GAGATGTCATATAATAACTATTTAGATGCAGATGCAGCGTGGAATTGCGTGTGTGAGTTTAATAGACCTACTTGTGTCATTGTGAAACACACAAATCCTTGTGGAGTTGCTTCACGTGATGATATCATTGAAGCATATAGACTAGCTGTGAAAGCAGATCCAGTGAGTGCATTTGGTGGTATTGTAGCCTTTAATGTGGAAGTTGATGAG GTGCTGGCTAAGGACATTCGAGAATTTAGAAGCCCAACTAACAATGAAACTCGAATGTTTTATGAGATTGTTGTTGCACCCAAGTATACCAAAAAGGGGCTAGAGGTTCTTCGTGGAAAATCTAAGACCTTGAGAATACTTGAGGCAAATAAAAATAGTAAAGGAAAACTCTCGCTCAGGCAAGTTGTTGGGGGTTGGTTGGCTCAGGATTCAGATGATTTAGTTCCTGAAGATATCCAATTCAAATCAGTCTCTGAGAAGGCTCCACAAGAAAGTGAGCTTTCTGATGCACAGTTTGCGTGGCTCTGTGTGAAGCATATCAAGAGTAATGCCATTGTCATTGCAAAG GACAATTGTATGTTAGGTATGGGAAGTGGGCAACCAAACAGGTTGGAAAGCTTCAGGATAGCTTTAAGAAAAGCTGGGGATGAAGTCAAGGGAGCTGCTTTGGCTAGTGATGCTTTCTTTCCATTTG CTTGGAACGATGCTGTTGAAGAAGCATGTCAAAGTGGGATAAGCGTAATTGCAGAGCCTGGAGGTAGCATCAGAGACGTTGATGCTATAGACTGCTGTAAGAAATATGGAGTATCCCTGCTTTTCACCAATGTGAGGCATTTTAGgcattaa
- the LOC113727148 gene encoding uncharacterized protein isoform X2, translating into MIMLLMMQCYAMNENCLILPLYSGHLLHQEKPKVIHALELIAIFYLSVVNLALFCMELGMIWDICMELVKMLGFSAAVASSFPVSTDAAYVGTILTTPCAPRAVAALSLFVRITNTSSPFNLEYMYSLTTSLRSNCCSSVKAMAETGALSALTTPARGRKHALISLSDKTDMAVLGSGLQELGYTIVSTGGTASALESDGLSVTKVEDLTGFPEMLDGRVKTLHPSIHGGILARRDLEHHMEALDKHKIGTIDVVVVNLYPFYEKVSSSSGISFENAIENIDIGGPAMIRAAAKNHKDVLVVVDPEDYPALLEFLHGKQDNQQFRRKLAQKAFQHVASYDTAVSEWLWKQTSEDKFPPNMTVSLSLKSPLRYGENPHQKAAFYVDKSLAEVNGGGIATATQHHGKEMSYNNYLDADAAWNCVCEFNRPTCVIVKHTNPCGVASRDDIIEAYRLAVKADPVSAFGGIVAFNVEVDEVLAKDIREFRSPTNNETRMFYEIVVAPKYTKKGLEVLRGKSKTLRILEANKNSKGKLSLRQVVGGWLAQDSDDLVPEDIQFKSVSEKAPQESELSDAQFAWLCVKHIKSNAIVIAKDNCMLGMGSGQPNRLESFRIALRKAGDEVKGAALASDAFFPFAWNDAVEEACQSGISVIAEPGGSIRDVDAIDCCKKYGVSLLFTNVRHFRH; encoded by the exons atgatCATGCTCTTAATGATGCAATGTTATGCAATGAATGAAAATTGCTTAATTCTTCCTCTATATTCTGGTCATCTTCTCCATCAAGAAAAACCAAAAGTTATACATGCTCTAgaattaattgctattttttatcTAAGTGTAGTCAACTTGGCTTTATTTTGCATGGAACTTGGCATGATTTGGGATATTTGCATGGAACTGGTGAAGATGCTGGGGTTTAGTGCAGCTGTTGCCTCTTCTTTCCCTGTCTCGACTGACGCCGCCTATGTAGGCACCATCCTTACCACCCCTTGCGCTCCACGCGCCGTCGCTGCTCTTTCCCTCTTCGTTCGAATAACAAATACCAGCTCTCCTTTCAACCTGGAG TATATGTATTCGTTGACGACATCATTAAGGTCCAATTGTTGTTCTTCAGTTAAAGCCATGGCTGAAACTGGAGCTCTTTCAGCACTCACGACACCCGCGCGTG GGAGGAAGCACGCTTTGATTTCGCTATCAGATAAAACGGATATGGCTGTTCTTGGCAGTGGACTTCAGGAACTGGG GTACACAATTGTCTCAACTGGAGGAACAGCATCTGCTTTGGAAAGTGATGGTCTATCTGTAACTAAAGTGGAAGATCTCACTGGTTTTCCTGAAATG CTTGATGGCCGTGTAAAAACTCTGCATCCTAGCATACATGGTGGTATCCTTGCTAGGAGAGATTTGGAGCATCACATGGAAGCCCTTGACAAGCACAAGATTG GTACAATTGATGTAGTGGTGGTAAATTTATACCCATTTTATGAAAAAGTTTCCTCTTCAAGTGGAATATCCTTTGAGAATGCAATTGAGAACATTGATATTGGTGGCCCAGCCATGATAAGAGCTGCTGCAAAG AATCACAAGGATGTGTTGGTGGTGGTTGATCCAGAAGACTACCCTGCACTTCTAGAGTTTCTTCACGGAAAGCAAGACAACCAACAGTTTAGGAGAAAGCTGGCTCAGAAGGCTTTCCAGCATGTTGCCTCTTACGACACTGCAGTTTCAGAGTGGTTGTGGAAGCAAACATCAGAAG ATAAGTTTCCTCCCAATATGACTGTGTCTCTCTCACTCAAAAGTCCACTTCGGTATGGTGAAAATCCTCACCAGAAGGCTGCATTTTATGTTGACAAGTCTCTCGCTGAGGTTAATGGTGGTGGTATTGCAACTGCTACTCAACACCATGGAAAG GAGATGTCATATAATAACTATTTAGATGCAGATGCAGCGTGGAATTGCGTGTGTGAGTTTAATAGACCTACTTGTGTCATTGTGAAACACACAAATCCTTGTGGAGTTGCTTCACGTGATGATATCATTGAAGCATATAGACTAGCTGTGAAAGCAGATCCAGTGAGTGCATTTGGTGGTATTGTAGCCTTTAATGTGGAAGTTGATGAG GTGCTGGCTAAGGACATTCGAGAATTTAGAAGCCCAACTAACAATGAAACTCGAATGTTTTATGAGATTGTTGTTGCACCCAAGTATACCAAAAAGGGGCTAGAGGTTCTTCGTGGAAAATCTAAGACCTTGAGAATACTTGAGGCAAATAAAAATAGTAAAGGAAAACTCTCGCTCAGGCAAGTTGTTGGGGGTTGGTTGGCTCAGGATTCAGATGATTTAGTTCCTGAAGATATCCAATTCAAATCAGTCTCTGAGAAGGCTCCACAAGAAAGTGAGCTTTCTGATGCACAGTTTGCGTGGCTCTGTGTGAAGCATATCAAGAGTAATGCCATTGTCATTGCAAAG GACAATTGTATGTTAGGTATGGGAAGTGGGCAACCAAACAGGTTGGAAAGCTTCAGGATAGCTTTAAGAAAAGCTGGGGATGAAGTCAAGGGAGCTGCTTTGGCTAGTGATGCTTTCTTTCCATTTG CTTGGAACGATGCTGTTGAAGAAGCATGTCAAAGTGGGATAAGCGTAATTGCAGAGCCTGGAGGTAGCATCAGAGACGTTGATGCTATAGACTGCTGTAAGAAATATGGAGTATCCCTGCTTTTCACCAATGTGAGGCATTTTAGgcattaa
- the LOC113727148 gene encoding uncharacterized protein isoform X4 produces the protein MELGMIWDICMELVKMLGFSAAVASSFPVSTDAAYVGTILTTPCAPRAVAALSLFVRITNTSSPFNLEYMYSLTTSLRSNCCSSVKAMAETGALSALTTPARGRKHALISLSDKTDMAVLGSGLQELGYTIVSTGGTASALESDGLSVTKVEDLTGFPEMLDGRVKTLHPSIHGGILARRDLEHHMEALDKHKIGTIDVVVVNLYPFYEKVSSSSGISFENAIENIDIGGPAMIRAAAKNHKDVLVVVDPEDYPALLEFLHGKQDNQQFRRKLAQKAFQHVASYDTAVSEWLWKQTSEDKFPPNMTVSLSLKSPLRYGENPHQKAAFYVDKSLAEVNGGGIATATQHHGKEMSYNNYLDADAAWNCVCEFNRPTCVIVKHTNPCGVASRDDIIEAYRLAVKADPVSAFGGIVAFNVEVDEVLAKDIREFRSPTNNETRMFYEIVVAPKYTKKGLEVLRGKSKTLRILEANKNSKGKLSLRQVVGGWLAQDSDDLVPEDIQFKSVSEKAPQESELSDAQFAWLCVKHIKSNAIVIAKDNCMLGMGSGQPNRLESFRIALRKAGDEVKGAALASDAFFPFAWNDAVEEACQSGISVIAEPGGSIRDVDAIDCCKKYGVSLLFTNVRHFRH, from the exons ATGGAACTTGGCATGATTTGGGATATTTGCATGGAACTGGTGAAGATGCTGGGGTTTAGTGCAGCTGTTGCCTCTTCTTTCCCTGTCTCGACTGACGCCGCCTATGTAGGCACCATCCTTACCACCCCTTGCGCTCCACGCGCCGTCGCTGCTCTTTCCCTCTTCGTTCGAATAACAAATACCAGCTCTCCTTTCAACCTGGAG TATATGTATTCGTTGACGACATCATTAAGGTCCAATTGTTGTTCTTCAGTTAAAGCCATGGCTGAAACTGGAGCTCTTTCAGCACTCACGACACCCGCGCGTG GGAGGAAGCACGCTTTGATTTCGCTATCAGATAAAACGGATATGGCTGTTCTTGGCAGTGGACTTCAGGAACTGGG GTACACAATTGTCTCAACTGGAGGAACAGCATCTGCTTTGGAAAGTGATGGTCTATCTGTAACTAAAGTGGAAGATCTCACTGGTTTTCCTGAAATG CTTGATGGCCGTGTAAAAACTCTGCATCCTAGCATACATGGTGGTATCCTTGCTAGGAGAGATTTGGAGCATCACATGGAAGCCCTTGACAAGCACAAGATTG GTACAATTGATGTAGTGGTGGTAAATTTATACCCATTTTATGAAAAAGTTTCCTCTTCAAGTGGAATATCCTTTGAGAATGCAATTGAGAACATTGATATTGGTGGCCCAGCCATGATAAGAGCTGCTGCAAAG AATCACAAGGATGTGTTGGTGGTGGTTGATCCAGAAGACTACCCTGCACTTCTAGAGTTTCTTCACGGAAAGCAAGACAACCAACAGTTTAGGAGAAAGCTGGCTCAGAAGGCTTTCCAGCATGTTGCCTCTTACGACACTGCAGTTTCAGAGTGGTTGTGGAAGCAAACATCAGAAG ATAAGTTTCCTCCCAATATGACTGTGTCTCTCTCACTCAAAAGTCCACTTCGGTATGGTGAAAATCCTCACCAGAAGGCTGCATTTTATGTTGACAAGTCTCTCGCTGAGGTTAATGGTGGTGGTATTGCAACTGCTACTCAACACCATGGAAAG GAGATGTCATATAATAACTATTTAGATGCAGATGCAGCGTGGAATTGCGTGTGTGAGTTTAATAGACCTACTTGTGTCATTGTGAAACACACAAATCCTTGTGGAGTTGCTTCACGTGATGATATCATTGAAGCATATAGACTAGCTGTGAAAGCAGATCCAGTGAGTGCATTTGGTGGTATTGTAGCCTTTAATGTGGAAGTTGATGAG GTGCTGGCTAAGGACATTCGAGAATTTAGAAGCCCAACTAACAATGAAACTCGAATGTTTTATGAGATTGTTGTTGCACCCAAGTATACCAAAAAGGGGCTAGAGGTTCTTCGTGGAAAATCTAAGACCTTGAGAATACTTGAGGCAAATAAAAATAGTAAAGGAAAACTCTCGCTCAGGCAAGTTGTTGGGGGTTGGTTGGCTCAGGATTCAGATGATTTAGTTCCTGAAGATATCCAATTCAAATCAGTCTCTGAGAAGGCTCCACAAGAAAGTGAGCTTTCTGATGCACAGTTTGCGTGGCTCTGTGTGAAGCATATCAAGAGTAATGCCATTGTCATTGCAAAG GACAATTGTATGTTAGGTATGGGAAGTGGGCAACCAAACAGGTTGGAAAGCTTCAGGATAGCTTTAAGAAAAGCTGGGGATGAAGTCAAGGGAGCTGCTTTGGCTAGTGATGCTTTCTTTCCATTTG CTTGGAACGATGCTGTTGAAGAAGCATGTCAAAGTGGGATAAGCGTAATTGCAGAGCCTGGAGGTAGCATCAGAGACGTTGATGCTATAGACTGCTGTAAGAAATATGGAGTATCCCTGCTTTTCACCAATGTGAGGCATTTTAGgcattaa
- the LOC113727148 gene encoding uncharacterized protein isoform X5: MLGFSAAVASSFPVSTDAAYVGTILTTPCAPRAVAALSLFVRITNTSSPFNLEYMYSLTTSLRSNCCSSVKAMAETGALSALTTPARGRKHALISLSDKTDMAVLGSGLQELGYTIVSTGGTASALESDGLSVTKVEDLTGFPEMLDGRVKTLHPSIHGGILARRDLEHHMEALDKHKIGTIDVVVVNLYPFYEKVSSSSGISFENAIENIDIGGPAMIRAAAKNHKDVLVVVDPEDYPALLEFLHGKQDNQQFRRKLAQKAFQHVASYDTAVSEWLWKQTSEDKFPPNMTVSLSLKSPLRYGENPHQKAAFYVDKSLAEVNGGGIATATQHHGKEMSYNNYLDADAAWNCVCEFNRPTCVIVKHTNPCGVASRDDIIEAYRLAVKADPVSAFGGIVAFNVEVDEVLAKDIREFRSPTNNETRMFYEIVVAPKYTKKGLEVLRGKSKTLRILEANKNSKGKLSLRQVVGGWLAQDSDDLVPEDIQFKSVSEKAPQESELSDAQFAWLCVKHIKSNAIVIAKDNCMLGMGSGQPNRLESFRIALRKAGDEVKGAALASDAFFPFAWNDAVEEACQSGISVIAEPGGSIRDVDAIDCCKKYGVSLLFTNVRHFRH; encoded by the exons ATGCTGGGGTTTAGTGCAGCTGTTGCCTCTTCTTTCCCTGTCTCGACTGACGCCGCCTATGTAGGCACCATCCTTACCACCCCTTGCGCTCCACGCGCCGTCGCTGCTCTTTCCCTCTTCGTTCGAATAACAAATACCAGCTCTCCTTTCAACCTGGAG TATATGTATTCGTTGACGACATCATTAAGGTCCAATTGTTGTTCTTCAGTTAAAGCCATGGCTGAAACTGGAGCTCTTTCAGCACTCACGACACCCGCGCGTG GGAGGAAGCACGCTTTGATTTCGCTATCAGATAAAACGGATATGGCTGTTCTTGGCAGTGGACTTCAGGAACTGGG GTACACAATTGTCTCAACTGGAGGAACAGCATCTGCTTTGGAAAGTGATGGTCTATCTGTAACTAAAGTGGAAGATCTCACTGGTTTTCCTGAAATG CTTGATGGCCGTGTAAAAACTCTGCATCCTAGCATACATGGTGGTATCCTTGCTAGGAGAGATTTGGAGCATCACATGGAAGCCCTTGACAAGCACAAGATTG GTACAATTGATGTAGTGGTGGTAAATTTATACCCATTTTATGAAAAAGTTTCCTCTTCAAGTGGAATATCCTTTGAGAATGCAATTGAGAACATTGATATTGGTGGCCCAGCCATGATAAGAGCTGCTGCAAAG AATCACAAGGATGTGTTGGTGGTGGTTGATCCAGAAGACTACCCTGCACTTCTAGAGTTTCTTCACGGAAAGCAAGACAACCAACAGTTTAGGAGAAAGCTGGCTCAGAAGGCTTTCCAGCATGTTGCCTCTTACGACACTGCAGTTTCAGAGTGGTTGTGGAAGCAAACATCAGAAG ATAAGTTTCCTCCCAATATGACTGTGTCTCTCTCACTCAAAAGTCCACTTCGGTATGGTGAAAATCCTCACCAGAAGGCTGCATTTTATGTTGACAAGTCTCTCGCTGAGGTTAATGGTGGTGGTATTGCAACTGCTACTCAACACCATGGAAAG GAGATGTCATATAATAACTATTTAGATGCAGATGCAGCGTGGAATTGCGTGTGTGAGTTTAATAGACCTACTTGTGTCATTGTGAAACACACAAATCCTTGTGGAGTTGCTTCACGTGATGATATCATTGAAGCATATAGACTAGCTGTGAAAGCAGATCCAGTGAGTGCATTTGGTGGTATTGTAGCCTTTAATGTGGAAGTTGATGAG GTGCTGGCTAAGGACATTCGAGAATTTAGAAGCCCAACTAACAATGAAACTCGAATGTTTTATGAGATTGTTGTTGCACCCAAGTATACCAAAAAGGGGCTAGAGGTTCTTCGTGGAAAATCTAAGACCTTGAGAATACTTGAGGCAAATAAAAATAGTAAAGGAAAACTCTCGCTCAGGCAAGTTGTTGGGGGTTGGTTGGCTCAGGATTCAGATGATTTAGTTCCTGAAGATATCCAATTCAAATCAGTCTCTGAGAAGGCTCCACAAGAAAGTGAGCTTTCTGATGCACAGTTTGCGTGGCTCTGTGTGAAGCATATCAAGAGTAATGCCATTGTCATTGCAAAG GACAATTGTATGTTAGGTATGGGAAGTGGGCAACCAAACAGGTTGGAAAGCTTCAGGATAGCTTTAAGAAAAGCTGGGGATGAAGTCAAGGGAGCTGCTTTGGCTAGTGATGCTTTCTTTCCATTTG CTTGGAACGATGCTGTTGAAGAAGCATGTCAAAGTGGGATAAGCGTAATTGCAGAGCCTGGAGGTAGCATCAGAGACGTTGATGCTATAGACTGCTGTAAGAAATATGGAGTATCCCTGCTTTTCACCAATGTGAGGCATTTTAGgcattaa
- the LOC113727148 gene encoding uncharacterized protein isoform X6, which translates to MAETGALSALTTPARGRKHALISLSDKTDMAVLGSGLQELGYTIVSTGGTASALESDGLSVTKVEDLTGFPEMLDGRVKTLHPSIHGGILARRDLEHHMEALDKHKIGTIDVVVVNLYPFYEKVSSSSGISFENAIENIDIGGPAMIRAAAKNHKDVLVVVDPEDYPALLEFLHGKQDNQQFRRKLAQKAFQHVASYDTAVSEWLWKQTSEDKFPPNMTVSLSLKSPLRYGENPHQKAAFYVDKSLAEVNGGGIATATQHHGKEMSYNNYLDADAAWNCVCEFNRPTCVIVKHTNPCGVASRDDIIEAYRLAVKADPVSAFGGIVAFNVEVDEVLAKDIREFRSPTNNETRMFYEIVVAPKYTKKGLEVLRGKSKTLRILEANKNSKGKLSLRQVVGGWLAQDSDDLVPEDIQFKSVSEKAPQESELSDAQFAWLCVKHIKSNAIVIAKDNCMLGMGSGQPNRLESFRIALRKAGDEVKGAALASDAFFPFAWNDAVEEACQSGISVIAEPGGSIRDVDAIDCCKKYGVSLLFTNVRHFRH; encoded by the exons ATGGCTGAAACTGGAGCTCTTTCAGCACTCACGACACCCGCGCGTG GGAGGAAGCACGCTTTGATTTCGCTATCAGATAAAACGGATATGGCTGTTCTTGGCAGTGGACTTCAGGAACTGGG GTACACAATTGTCTCAACTGGAGGAACAGCATCTGCTTTGGAAAGTGATGGTCTATCTGTAACTAAAGTGGAAGATCTCACTGGTTTTCCTGAAATG CTTGATGGCCGTGTAAAAACTCTGCATCCTAGCATACATGGTGGTATCCTTGCTAGGAGAGATTTGGAGCATCACATGGAAGCCCTTGACAAGCACAAGATTG GTACAATTGATGTAGTGGTGGTAAATTTATACCCATTTTATGAAAAAGTTTCCTCTTCAAGTGGAATATCCTTTGAGAATGCAATTGAGAACATTGATATTGGTGGCCCAGCCATGATAAGAGCTGCTGCAAAG AATCACAAGGATGTGTTGGTGGTGGTTGATCCAGAAGACTACCCTGCACTTCTAGAGTTTCTTCACGGAAAGCAAGACAACCAACAGTTTAGGAGAAAGCTGGCTCAGAAGGCTTTCCAGCATGTTGCCTCTTACGACACTGCAGTTTCAGAGTGGTTGTGGAAGCAAACATCAGAAG ATAAGTTTCCTCCCAATATGACTGTGTCTCTCTCACTCAAAAGTCCACTTCGGTATGGTGAAAATCCTCACCAGAAGGCTGCATTTTATGTTGACAAGTCTCTCGCTGAGGTTAATGGTGGTGGTATTGCAACTGCTACTCAACACCATGGAAAG GAGATGTCATATAATAACTATTTAGATGCAGATGCAGCGTGGAATTGCGTGTGTGAGTTTAATAGACCTACTTGTGTCATTGTGAAACACACAAATCCTTGTGGAGTTGCTTCACGTGATGATATCATTGAAGCATATAGACTAGCTGTGAAAGCAGATCCAGTGAGTGCATTTGGTGGTATTGTAGCCTTTAATGTGGAAGTTGATGAG GTGCTGGCTAAGGACATTCGAGAATTTAGAAGCCCAACTAACAATGAAACTCGAATGTTTTATGAGATTGTTGTTGCACCCAAGTATACCAAAAAGGGGCTAGAGGTTCTTCGTGGAAAATCTAAGACCTTGAGAATACTTGAGGCAAATAAAAATAGTAAAGGAAAACTCTCGCTCAGGCAAGTTGTTGGGGGTTGGTTGGCTCAGGATTCAGATGATTTAGTTCCTGAAGATATCCAATTCAAATCAGTCTCTGAGAAGGCTCCACAAGAAAGTGAGCTTTCTGATGCACAGTTTGCGTGGCTCTGTGTGAAGCATATCAAGAGTAATGCCATTGTCATTGCAAAG GACAATTGTATGTTAGGTATGGGAAGTGGGCAACCAAACAGGTTGGAAAGCTTCAGGATAGCTTTAAGAAAAGCTGGGGATGAAGTCAAGGGAGCTGCTTTGGCTAGTGATGCTTTCTTTCCATTTG CTTGGAACGATGCTGTTGAAGAAGCATGTCAAAGTGGGATAAGCGTAATTGCAGAGCCTGGAGGTAGCATCAGAGACGTTGATGCTATAGACTGCTGTAAGAAATATGGAGTATCCCTGCTTTTCACCAATGTGAGGCATTTTAGgcattaa